Proteins from one Faecalibacterium sp. I3-3-33 genomic window:
- a CDS encoding Crp/Fnr family transcriptional regulator: MQKYLPVLRSCPFFTGLTDDEILSILHCVSAAKITRPRGAYIFRAGDSTEVMGLMLSGSTLVIQEDLWGHRNILSKCNTGDFFGEPYAATPGAILNISVVAEEDCEILLLNVKRLLTSCPTACDHHQKLIRNLVSVLANKILLFNEKITHISKRTTREKLLSYLSAESIRQSSLSFDIPFDRQQLADFLCVERAAMSVELSKLQKEGLLVTKRNHFELLTR; this comes from the coding sequence ATGCAAAAATATCTGCCTGTTCTGCGGAGCTGCCCCTTCTTTACCGGGCTTACCGACGATGAGATTTTGTCCATCCTGCACTGTGTCAGTGCAGCGAAAATCACCCGTCCCCGGGGCGCCTATATCTTCCGTGCCGGAGATTCCACGGAGGTCATGGGGCTTATGTTGTCCGGTTCCACCCTTGTGATCCAGGAGGATCTTTGGGGACACCGCAACATCCTGTCCAAGTGCAACACCGGGGACTTTTTCGGCGAGCCTTACGCCGCTACCCCCGGTGCCATCCTGAACATCAGCGTGGTGGCAGAGGAGGATTGCGAGATCCTGCTGCTGAACGTCAAGCGGCTGCTCACCTCCTGCCCCACCGCCTGCGACCATCACCAGAAACTCATCCGCAATCTGGTCAGCGTTCTGGCAAACAAAATATTGCTCTTCAACGAGAAGATCACCCATATCAGCAAGCGCACCACCCGGGAAAAGCTGCTGTCCTACCTGTCCGCCGAGTCCATCCGGCAGTCGTCCCTCTCCTTTGACATTCCCTTTGACCGTCAGCAGCTGGCGGATTTTCTCTGCGTGGAGCGTGCCGCCATGTCGGTGGAGCTTTCCAAGCTGCAAAAGGAAGGGCTGCTGGTCACCAAACGGAATCATTTTGAGCTGTTGACCCGTTGA
- a CDS encoding response regulator codes for MKFDSKYTDEIYTSNTAKLGENALRSMQNTIYHNGGVGTITGYYDAELSILSVSDLMLHNLNHSYESLMEQTKGSLKNLFYKSDAAFLDNARFRQIKGEGEGRILTADGSPVYVRLYKEDAADTDGTPIWVLSVHMNWAYENLALVNESIHSALWYFECNETSEIVRVNWSHAFRQILGYHDILDFPNKLDSWSNLLHPEDYDRVMQLLLETIADKTNATKYNVEYRLKMQDGQYHWFRASAEVIRRLDGSANRIAGIISNIDAEKRSLMQAQRAAAFHRAFTSANLCEYYVNLEKNTFDTFKVEPSLMTAFEQNHTWDGLVKFFVDNYVVEEDKKTVTNFYNRAYITEKLKGLETELRQECHIVLDGEERWVSNVVMRGEIEDSEYAMIFLRDITESKAETARRMQMASDNASMDLLIKSMVRLLDRFVVCDLENDRYRFYNLQGEMIYAPIGTYHDFVEQVVAKYKTLEPLDALAALFSPENIRRNLQNENDIYKFEYCSIDENTYKIASFIPLEWDGTKLVKALLASMDVSQEKKAEIESHKALKDAYRAAENASRAKTEFLSNMSHDIRTPMNAIVGLTAIAGANIESPDRVVECLGKITKSSRHLLGLINEVLDMARIESGRMSLAEEDFSLPELVDNLLTLTKPAIDEHKHQLEVHVEHIEHEAVCGDSLRIQQIFVNLMSNAVKYTPDGGNITLTIKEKPNGFSELGCYEFSIEDNGIGMTPEFQKIMFEPFSRADDHRTTKVQGTGLGMAIARNIVNLMNGDIQVESAPNKGTKITVTVYLKLQENEKEQEKELLDLPVLVVDDDKTCCESTVATLQEIGIAGEWVLTGKEAVERCYARHETNRDYFAVILDWKMPEMDGIATARKIRERVGEDVTIIILTSFDFSEIEEEARAAGVDAFMAKPLFRSRLTATLRQFTSGKKEKNARNYLEDFAKENYAGKRILLVEDNELNREIATEIIGMTGVTIDIAENGKIAVEKVMEAPEKWYDLIFMDIQMPIMNGYEATAAIRALAGNRGKVPIIAMTANAFAEDVQLAKNTGMNEHIAKPLDLNKLNDVLKQWL; via the coding sequence ATGAAATTCGATAGTAAATATACGGATGAAATCTATACTTCCAATACGGCAAAGCTTGGAGAAAATGCGCTTCGATCCATGCAGAACACGATCTATCATAATGGCGGCGTCGGAACCATTACCGGGTACTATGATGCGGAATTGTCGATCCTGTCGGTCAGTGATTTGATGCTGCATAATCTGAACCACAGCTATGAGTCCCTGATGGAGCAGACAAAGGGGTCGCTGAAGAATCTTTTCTATAAGAGCGATGCCGCATTCCTCGACAATGCGCGCTTTCGTCAGATCAAGGGCGAAGGAGAAGGCCGGATCCTTACAGCAGATGGCTCTCCCGTCTATGTGCGTCTCTATAAAGAAGATGCAGCCGATACGGATGGAACACCGATCTGGGTCCTGTCGGTACATATGAACTGGGCGTATGAAAATCTTGCGTTAGTCAATGAATCCATCCACTCCGCGCTGTGGTATTTTGAGTGCAATGAAACCAGTGAGATCGTCCGGGTAAACTGGAGCCATGCGTTCCGGCAGATCCTTGGATATCATGACATTCTGGATTTTCCGAACAAACTGGATTCGTGGTCGAACCTTTTGCACCCGGAGGACTATGACCGGGTAATGCAGCTGCTTTTGGAAACGATTGCGGACAAAACCAATGCCACGAAGTATAATGTAGAGTACCGTCTGAAAATGCAGGATGGCCAATACCACTGGTTCCGGGCATCGGCGGAGGTGATACGCCGTCTGGATGGCTCGGCCAATCGAATTGCCGGAATCATCAGCAACATTGACGCGGAAAAAAGAAGCCTGATGCAGGCGCAGCGGGCAGCGGCATTTCACCGTGCATTTACCAGCGCAAACCTCTGCGAATACTATGTAAATCTGGAAAAGAACACCTTTGATACTTTCAAAGTGGAGCCCTCTTTGATGACGGCCTTTGAGCAGAACCACACATGGGATGGACTGGTCAAGTTCTTTGTGGATAACTATGTGGTGGAAGAGGACAAAAAGACCGTAACGAATTTCTATAATCGCGCCTACATCACGGAAAAATTAAAGGGGCTTGAGACCGAGCTGCGGCAGGAGTGCCACATCGTTCTGGATGGGGAGGAACGATGGGTCAGCAACGTGGTCATGCGCGGCGAGATCGAAGATTCCGAATATGCTATGATTTTTCTGCGGGACATCACAGAGTCCAAAGCAGAGACGGCACGGCGGATGCAGATGGCTTCAGATAACGCATCTATGGATCTTTTGATCAAGAGTATGGTGCGTCTGCTGGACCGCTTTGTCGTCTGCGATCTGGAGAATGACCGGTATCGGTTCTATAATCTGCAAGGTGAAATGATATACGCGCCGATCGGAACCTACCATGATTTTGTGGAGCAGGTGGTTGCAAAGTATAAGACACTGGAACCGCTGGACGCATTGGCTGCTTTGTTCTCACCGGAAAATATCCGCAGGAATTTGCAGAATGAGAACGACATCTACAAATTTGAATACTGCTCCATAGACGAAAACACCTATAAGATCGCTTCCTTCATTCCGCTGGAGTGGGATGGCACAAAGCTGGTCAAAGCACTGTTGGCATCTATGGATGTGTCACAGGAGAAAAAGGCCGAGATCGAATCCCATAAGGCGCTGAAGGATGCGTACCGGGCGGCGGAAAACGCAAGCCGCGCCAAGACGGAATTCCTCTCCAATATGTCCCATGATATCCGTACACCGATGAATGCAATCGTTGGCTTGACCGCCATTGCGGGTGCGAATATCGAGAGCCCGGACAGGGTGGTCGAGTGCCTTGGCAAGATCACAAAATCGAGCCGTCATCTGTTGGGACTGATCAATGAAGTGCTGGATATGGCCCGGATCGAGAGCGGGCGAATGAGCCTTGCCGAGGAGGATTTCAGCCTGCCGGAGCTGGTCGATAACCTGCTCACCCTCACAAAACCGGCAATCGACGAGCACAAACATCAGCTCGAAGTCCATGTTGAGCACATCGAGCACGAAGCTGTCTGCGGCGATAGTTTGCGCATTCAGCAGATCTTTGTGAACCTGATGAGCAACGCCGTCAAGTATACCCCGGATGGAGGAAACATCACCCTTACGATCAAGGAAAAACCGAACGGCTTCTCGGAGCTTGGCTGCTACGAGTTTTCCATCGAGGACAACGGCATCGGTATGACGCCGGAGTTCCAGAAGATCATGTTTGAGCCGTTCAGCCGGGCAGACGATCACCGGACGACCAAGGTGCAGGGCACCGGTCTTGGCATGGCCATTGCAAGAAACATCGTCAACCTGATGAATGGTGACATTCAGGTCGAAAGTGCTCCCAACAAGGGAACGAAGATCACGGTCACGGTCTATCTGAAACTTCAGGAGAACGAGAAGGAACAGGAAAAAGAACTGCTCGATCTGCCGGTACTGGTCGTGGACGATGACAAGACCTGCTGCGAAAGCACCGTTGCGACCCTTCAGGAGATCGGCATAGCGGGCGAATGGGTCCTGACCGGTAAGGAAGCTGTGGAGCGCTGCTATGCGCGTCATGAGACCAACAGGGACTATTTTGCGGTGATTCTGGACTGGAAGATGCCGGAAATGGACGGTATTGCAACCGCCAGAAAAATCCGGGAACGGGTAGGAGAAGATGTCACGATCATCATCCTGACTTCCTTTGATTTCAGCGAAATTGAAGAAGAAGCCAGAGCAGCGGGCGTGGATGCGTTTATGGCAAAACCGCTGTTCCGTTCTCGTCTGACGGCAACTCTGCGGCAGTTTACATCCGGGAAGAAGGAGAAAAACGCCCGGAACTATCTGGAAGACTTTGCGAAGGAAAACTATGCGGGTAAGCGGATCCTTCTTGTGGAAGATAACGAGTTGAACCGTGAGATTGCAACCGAGATCATAGGCATGACGGGCGTGACCATTGACATTGCCGAAAACGGAAAAATTGCGGTCGAAAAGGTGATGGAAGCGCCGGAAAAGTGGTACGATCTCATTTTTATGGACATCCAGATGCCCATCATGAATGGTTACGAAGCCACGGCTGCGATCCGTGCGCTTGCTGGCAACCGTGGAAAGGTGCCCATCATTGCCATGACGGCAAATGCCTTTGCCGAGGACGTGCAGCTGGCAAAGAACACCGGCATGAACGAGCATATCGCCAAACCGCTTGATTTGAATAAGCTGAACGATGTACTGAAACAGTGGCTGTGA
- a CDS encoding helix-turn-helix domain-containing protein, protein MAGPRTTVEAQAFFRMYHSYADIPNPWDRLRWCRYGLDLLQKEVAAMVGMEEWLYRDLESGAFHRSFTPELADKLAALYGIPVEDILDDYTLFLHRGGGDFLRRYRESKGWSRQQLADHAKVSRTSIRCWESGQKTISQKCFCHLVENLGSDFPSMLRM, encoded by the coding sequence TTGGCAGGCCCCCGCACCACCGTAGAGGCGCAGGCGTTCTTCCGTATGTACCACTCTTACGCCGACATCCCGAACCCATGGGACCGTCTGCGCTGGTGCCGCTATGGTCTTGACCTGCTGCAAAAAGAGGTTGCTGCCATGGTGGGCATGGAGGAATGGCTCTATCGGGATCTGGAAAGCGGCGCATTTCACCGCAGCTTCACGCCCGAACTTGCGGACAAGCTCGCTGCCCTTTACGGCATCCCGGTAGAGGACATTCTGGACGACTACACCCTGTTTCTGCACCGGGGCGGCGGTGACTTCCTCCGCAGATACCGGGAGTCAAAAGGCTGGAGCCGTCAGCAGCTTGCCGACCATGCAAAGGTCAGCCGGACAAGCATCCGCTGCTGGGAAAGTGGACAAAAGACCATCAGTCAGAAGTGCTTTTGCCATTTGGTGGAAAACCTTGGTTCCGATTTTCCATCTATGCTTCGTATGTGA
- a CDS encoding cytidine deaminase family protein produces the protein MDIWERMYEKAKEQYHPEEVSPFIYAHNVVCTIEAENGDIYTGFCIESCSGVMNICADRLAALNMYANSGQTKIKRFIAFRDSAPNGGGSGMPCGACQEFFYQLNEANEDMEIMVDYEKRETVTLKELMPNWWGKERYAEAKRN, from the coding sequence ATGGATATTTGGGAAAGAATGTATGAAAAAGCGAAAGAGCAATATCATCCAGAGGAAGTATCTCCCTTTATATATGCGCACAATGTAGTTTGTACAATAGAAGCTGAAAACGGAGATATCTATACGGGATTCTGCATTGAAAGTTGCAGCGGAGTGATGAATATTTGTGCCGATAGACTTGCTGCACTGAATATGTATGCTAACAGTGGTCAGACAAAAATAAAAAGATTTATAGCATTCCGCGACAGCGCGCCAAACGGAGGCGGGAGCGGCATGCCATGTGGTGCTTGTCAGGAATTCTTTTATCAATTAAATGAAGCAAACGAAGATATGGAAATCATGGTTGATTATGAAAAACGAGAAACTGTAACATTAAAAGAACTTATGCCGAATTGGTGGGGAAAGGAACGTTACGCTGAGGCAAAGAGGAATTGA
- a CDS encoding AbrB/MazE/SpoVT family DNA-binding domain-containing protein yields MNRRSVKIMRRKAGGTAGKNAEKYSVNLPAVWLHAMGLSKEDRVELSFDGEKITVRPLASTDSELFRRNAEQKGHQLKEYRYYDGDTLCTVILADFTAEQICIENKVDEILDTAFGVNETPSWEDFLAFLADRCIPKTRKGLDYYLDAVGVPEYDPVLLVEKTQGRMAEDHKWLEII; encoded by the coding sequence ATGAATCGTCGCAGCGTGAAAATTATGAGAAGAAAAGCAGGGGGAACAGCGGGCAAGAATGCAGAAAAGTATTCGGTCAATCTCCCGGCAGTGTGGCTTCATGCGATGGGACTTTCAAAAGAGGACCGGGTAGAACTTTCTTTTGACGGTGAAAAAATCACCGTCCGACCGCTTGCATCAACAGACTCGGAACTGTTCCGCAGAAATGCAGAACAGAAAGGACATCAGCTGAAAGAATATCGGTATTATGACGGAGATACGTTGTGTACCGTGATTTTGGCAGATTTTACAGCGGAGCAGATCTGCATCGAAAACAAAGTTGACGAAATACTGGATACTGCGTTTGGTGTGAACGAAACGCCCTCATGGGAAGACTTCCTGGCCTTTCTGGCAGACCGATGCATTCCGAAAACACGAAAGGGCTTGGATTACTATCTGGATGCTGTTGGCGTTCCGGAATATGACCCGGTTCTGCTTGTTGAAAAGACGCAGGGAAGAATGGCGGAGGATCACAAATGGCTGGAAATTATTTGA
- the hcp gene encoding hydroxylamine reductase translates to MERKMFCFQCEQTAACSGCTGKAGVCGKTADVAQLQDELTGALVGLSRATDGGMQATPEVWHLMIEGLFTTVTNVNFNEKTIRELIGRVHAEKARLAPDCAGCAAPCGRTSDYDMNLLWSADEDIRSLKSLILFGVRGMAAYAHHALVLGYTDDEVNRFFAKALFAIGEDWGMEELLPIVMEVGEKNLKCMALLDKANTESYGTPVPVTVPLTVEKGPFIVVSGHDLHDLKLLLEQTEGKGINIYTHGEMLPAHGYPELKKYSHLKGNFGTAWQNQQKEFAELPAPVLFTTNCLMPPKASYADRVFTTSVVSYPEMTHIGADKDFTPVIEKALELGGYSEDRSFTGINGGSTVTTGFAHGTVLGVADQVVEAVKSGAIRHFFLVAGCDGARPGRNYYTEFVKQTPADTVVLTLACGKYRFNDLDLGTIGGLPRLMDVGQCNDAYSAIQIAVALADAFGCGVNDLPLSMVLSWYEQKAVCILLTLLYLGIKNIRLGPTLPAFISPNILNFLVENYGIAPITTPEEDLKALLK, encoded by the coding sequence ATGGAACGTAAAATGTTTTGCTTTCAATGCGAGCAGACGGCAGCCTGCTCCGGCTGCACCGGAAAAGCGGGGGTGTGCGGCAAGACTGCCGATGTTGCACAGCTTCAGGATGAACTGACTGGCGCTCTGGTTGGACTGTCCAGAGCCACGGACGGCGGTATGCAGGCAACGCCGGAGGTCTGGCATCTGATGATCGAGGGACTTTTCACCACGGTCACCAATGTGAACTTCAACGAAAAAACGATTCGGGAACTGATCGGCCGGGTACACGCCGAAAAAGCGCGGCTGGCACCCGACTGCGCAGGCTGCGCTGCCCCCTGCGGACGCACCAGCGACTATGATATGAATCTGCTTTGGAGCGCCGATGAGGATATCCGAAGCCTGAAGTCTCTTATTCTGTTTGGCGTGCGCGGCATGGCAGCGTATGCACATCATGCCTTGGTCTTGGGTTATACCGATGACGAGGTGAACCGCTTCTTTGCCAAGGCGCTCTTCGCCATTGGCGAGGACTGGGGCATGGAGGAATTGCTGCCTATCGTGATGGAGGTTGGCGAGAAAAACCTCAAGTGCATGGCGCTTCTGGATAAGGCCAACACCGAAAGCTACGGAACGCCCGTGCCTGTTACCGTTCCGCTGACCGTGGAAAAGGGACCGTTCATCGTCGTCTCCGGCCATGACCTCCACGACCTGAAGCTGCTGCTGGAGCAGACTGAGGGGAAAGGCATCAACATCTACACCCATGGCGAAATGCTCCCTGCTCACGGCTATCCTGAATTGAAAAAGTATTCCCACCTCAAGGGCAATTTCGGCACGGCATGGCAGAACCAGCAAAAGGAGTTTGCGGAGCTTCCCGCACCGGTGCTGTTCACCACCAACTGTCTGATGCCGCCCAAAGCAAGCTATGCCGACCGGGTGTTCACCACGTCGGTGGTATCTTACCCCGAAATGACGCACATCGGAGCAGACAAGGACTTTACCCCGGTGATTGAAAAGGCTTTGGAGCTGGGCGGTTATTCCGAGGATAGATCCTTCACCGGCATCAACGGCGGCAGCACCGTCACGACTGGCTTTGCCCATGGCACGGTACTTGGCGTGGCAGATCAGGTCGTCGAGGCGGTCAAGTCCGGCGCGATTCGGCACTTCTTTCTGGTTGCCGGCTGCGATGGCGCACGCCCCGGCCGAAACTACTACACAGAGTTTGTAAAGCAGACACCTGCCGACACCGTAGTGCTGACCCTTGCCTGCGGCAAATACCGCTTCAACGACCTTGACCTCGGCACCATCGGCGGTCTGCCCCGCCTGATGGATGTCGGACAGTGCAACGATGCTTACAGCGCCATCCAGATCGCTGTTGCCCTTGCGGATGCTTTCGGCTGCGGTGTGAATGACCTGCCACTGTCCATGGTGCTCTCCTGGTACGAGCAGAAGGCTGTGTGCATTCTGCTGACGCTGCTGTATCTGGGCATTAAGAATATCCGCCTTGGCCCCACGCTGCCGGCATTCATTTCGCCGAACATCCTTAACTTTCTGGTAGAAAACTATGGCATCGCGCCGATTACAACGCCGGAAGAAGATTTGAAAGCATTGTTGAAATGA
- a CDS encoding PRD domain-containing protein — protein MQYTVKKPINNNILRVVDPTGCELIVTGRGLGFGVKPGYKIEAETVERSYRMTSPAVQQKLVELLEQIPYEHLLLTDELVAMIRSRVNYPLNESLLITLADHISFAIQRSEQGIRFSNPLMAPIREFYPEEYRLGMECLAAIRQRCHADLSDDEGGFIALHIVNAELNTTMSVVNDVTRFVDGCVQVVECFYNCHFDRDALDFSRFTVHLRFFAQRVFQGKQEQENDTHDEVFRALIARNCSEHYKCACCIAEYVRNTWHKELSDEELVFLTIHLKRIRMGK, from the coding sequence ATGCAATATACCGTCAAAAAACCGATCAACAACAATATTCTGCGCGTGGTGGACCCCACGGGCTGTGAGCTGATCGTCACCGGGCGCGGTCTGGGCTTTGGCGTTAAGCCGGGCTATAAAATTGAGGCTGAAACCGTGGAGCGCAGCTACCGCATGACCAGCCCTGCCGTGCAGCAGAAGTTGGTGGAACTTCTGGAACAGATCCCGTATGAGCATCTGCTGCTCACCGACGAGCTGGTGGCAATGATCCGCAGCCGGGTGAACTACCCGCTGAACGAAAGCCTGCTCATCACGCTGGCCGACCACATCAGCTTTGCCATCCAGCGCAGCGAGCAGGGGATTCGCTTTTCCAACCCGCTGATGGCTCCCATTCGGGAATTCTACCCGGAAGAGTATCGCCTTGGTATGGAGTGCCTTGCCGCCATCCGCCAGCGCTGCCATGCAGACCTTTCGGACGACGAGGGCGGCTTCATTGCGCTGCACATCGTCAACGCAGAGCTCAACACCACCATGAGCGTGGTGAACGATGTCACCCGCTTTGTGGATGGCTGCGTGCAAGTGGTGGAATGCTTTTACAATTGCCATTTTGACCGGGATGCACTGGATTTCAGCCGCTTTACAGTACATTTGCGCTTTTTTGCGCAACGCGTATTTCAAGGAAAACAGGAGCAGGAAAACGATACCCACGACGAAGTGTTCCGCGCCCTGATTGCCCGCAATTGCAGCGAACACTACAAATGCGCCTGCTGCATTGCGGAGTATGTCCGCAACACCTGGCACAAGGAGCTTTCGGACGAGGAACTGGTGTTCCTTACGATCCATCTGAAACGGATTCGGATGGGGAAATAA
- a CDS encoding ATP-binding protein, which yields MIRKIIHIDEEKCNGCGLCATACHEGAIDIINGKAKLVRENFCDGFGDCLPGCPTGAITFEEREAPAYDEAAVQENKKKKELQEKMKHLHEGGCPGSRMRMLEQPETAAESAASAPVQPVSRLRNWPVQIKLAPVHAPYFAGAKLLIAADCTAYAYANFHQEFMRGKVTLIGCPKLDAVDYSEKLTEILRSNDIQSVTILRMEVPCCGGLEMAAKKALQTSGKFIPWQVVTISIDGKILD from the coding sequence ATGATTCGGAAGATCATCCATATTGACGAAGAAAAATGCAACGGCTGCGGCTTGTGCGCAACCGCCTGCCATGAGGGAGCCATTGATATTATCAACGGCAAGGCAAAGCTGGTGCGGGAAAATTTCTGCGATGGCTTTGGAGACTGCCTGCCGGGCTGCCCTACCGGTGCTATCACCTTTGAGGAGCGGGAAGCCCCCGCTTACGATGAGGCAGCGGTGCAGGAGAACAAAAAGAAAAAGGAATTGCAGGAGAAGATGAAGCACCTCCACGAGGGCGGCTGCCCCGGCTCCCGGATGCGGATGCTGGAACAGCCGGAGACCGCTGCCGAAAGCGCAGCTTCTGCTCCCGTGCAGCCGGTCTCCCGCCTGCGCAACTGGCCGGTGCAGATCAAGCTGGCACCTGTCCATGCGCCCTACTTTGCAGGCGCAAAGCTCCTGATCGCAGCGGACTGCACGGCATACGCCTACGCAAATTTCCATCAGGAATTTATGCGGGGCAAGGTGACTCTCATCGGCTGCCCGAAGCTGGATGCTGTGGATTACAGCGAAAAGCTCACCGAGATCCTGCGCAGCAACGACATCCAGAGCGTGACCATCCTCCGCATGGAGGTGCCCTGCTGCGGCGGCTTGGAAATGGCAGCAAAAAAGGCACTGCAGACCAGCGGAAAGTTCATTCCGTGGCAGGTGGTAACCATCTCCATTGACGGAAAAATTCTGGATTAA
- a CDS encoding type II toxin-antitoxin system PemK/MazF family toxin yields MLSNNWRYLRGDIYYADMEPHTGSEQGGKRPVVVLQNNIGNRHSPTLIVATVTTRTEKKKKQPTHVLVDSNPAFEEPSMILLEQIFTIDKSRIERFMGYASRAEMLRIDMALLVSLALNVLAGSRSE; encoded by the coding sequence ATGTTATCGAACAATTGGAGATATCTCAGAGGGGACATCTACTATGCAGACATGGAGCCGCATACCGGCTCGGAACAGGGCGGGAAACGCCCTGTGGTAGTTCTGCAGAACAACATTGGAAACCGTCATTCGCCTACATTGATCGTTGCAACTGTTACCACCCGGACGGAAAAGAAGAAAAAACAGCCCACCCATGTGCTGGTGGATTCCAACCCGGCCTTTGAAGAACCGTCCATGATTCTTCTGGAGCAGATCTTCACGATCGATAAATCCCGCATCGAACGCTTTATGGGCTATGCCAGCAGGGCTGAAATGCTCCGCATTGATATGGCTTTGCTGGTCAGCCTAGCGTTGAACGTTCTCGCCGGGAGCCGCAGCGAATAG
- a CDS encoding sigma-70 family RNA polymerase sigma factor produces MLLTLLQFFATKFLFLALHLESGCFSRPLTAREEAAAFSALRAGDAAAREKLIRHNLRLVAHIVKKYYALPGDQEDLVSIGTIGLMKAVDAFDATRKARFSTYASRCIENAILSPAHFGMEKRIHLFRAMTHLRQNGFFGAERAVPFFCFRGCHVRVVV; encoded by the coding sequence GTGCTGCTGACCTTACTGCAATTTTTCGCCACAAAATTTCTGTTTCTGGCGCTTCATCTGGAAAGTGGCTGCTTTTCGCGTCCGCTCACAGCCCGGGAGGAAGCCGCCGCTTTCAGCGCCCTGCGCGCCGGGGATGCCGCCGCCCGGGAAAAGCTGATCCGCCACAATCTGCGGCTGGTGGCGCACATCGTAAAAAAATATTACGCCCTGCCGGGCGATCAGGAGGATCTTGTTTCCATCGGCACCATTGGGCTGATGAAAGCGGTAGATGCCTTTGATGCCACACGCAAGGCGCGGTTTTCCACCTATGCAAGCCGCTGCATTGAAAATGCTATCCTTTCCCCAGCGCACTTTGGGATGGAAAAGAGAATCCACCTCTTTCGCGCAATGACGCATCTACGTCAAAATGGATTTTTTGGAGCCGAGAGAGCGGTTCCTTTTTTCTGCTTCAGAGGGTGTCATGTGAGGGTTGTGGTCTAA